CGAGAACGGCACGGCACACACGCGCACGCACCGGCCCGGAACGGAAGCGGCGCCCGGGTCGACCGAAGTCGACCCGGGCGCCGCATCACAGGCCGGAAGGGGGTGTCCCCCGCCTTGCCGCCGGTAGGCCCTGTGGGACTCGAACCCACAACCAATGGATTAAAAGTCCACTGCTCTGCCAATTGAGCTAAGGGCCCAGGCGATGTTGCCTCCCCGAGCATAGCCGGACGTGGCCGTGTCTCCGATCGGGTATCGGAGACACGGGCGCGCCGGGCTACGCGAAGCGATCGAGATCGGTCACTGCTCGGGCAGTTCGGCGGGCGCCCCCGCCCGTGACGCCTCGCGGGCGATGGTCCGTTCGTGCTCGGGGTTGAGGAACCAGTTCCGGGCGGAGACCTGCCACCACACCCCCGCGAAGCCCAGCACGACGAGGACGGCGACCGGGGCGTAGTTGAAGGTCTCCCAGGTGACCGGGGAGACCTGGGGCAGCATGAACAGGACGGTGATGACGGCCACCCACGCCACCGACACCACGCCGATCGCCTTCGACCAGCGGCCCAGGTGCCACGGTCCCCGCGCGAAGGCCTCGCCCTTGCGGATGCGCAGCAGGGTCGGGATGACGTACGCGATGTAGAGGCCGATGACGGCGATCGAGGTGACGGCCGCGTACGCGGTCACGTTGATCAGGTACGGCAGGCCCAGCACCAGCGCGCCGCCGGCCGCCAGCCAGACCGCCGCGACGGGCGTACGGGTGCGCGGGCTGACCGTGTGCCAGATGTGCGAGTACGGCAGCGCGCCGTCCCTCGAGAAGGCGTAGATCATGCGGCTGTTGGCGGTCACCGACGCCATCCCGCAGAACAGCTGGGCGCCGATCACCACGAGCAGCAGCAGCTTGCCGGCGGTCGAGCCGAGCGCGTCGAGCAGGATCTGGGCGGGCGGCGCGCCGGTCGGGGAGGCGAGCGCGGCGTCGTAGGACTGGATGGCGTACGTGAAGCCGAGCAGCAGCACGAAGCCCGCGATCCACGAGGTCCAGATGGACTGCACGATCCCCTTGGGACCGGCCGTCGACGCGTCGTGCGTCTCCTCGGTCATGTGGGCGGAGGCGTCGTAGCCGGTGAAGGTGTACTGGGCCATCAGCAGGCCGAGCAGGACGACGTACACCCCGCCGCCCCAGCCGGTGTTGTTGACGAACTCGCCGAACACGAAGGACGTCGACTGGTGCTTGTCGGGGACGAAGGCCAGCGCCCCGACGATGACGCCCACGCCCAGCACGTGCCACCACACGCTGACGCTGTTGAGGAGGGCGACTATCCGTACCCCGAAGGTGTTCAGCAGTCCGTGCAGCACCAGGATCCCGGCGAAGAGCAGGACCGTGCGGCCGGGTGTCACCTCGAAGTCGAACTGGAGGTTCAGATAGGCGCCGAGGAAGGACGCGGCCCCGAAGTCGATGCCCGCCGTCACCGCCACCTGGCCCAGCACGTTGAACCAGCCCGTGAACCAGGCCCAGGCCGCCGCCGACCGCGGGGGCGCCAGCCGGTGCGCCCAGAAGTACAGGCCCGCGGACGTCGGGTACGCCGAACAGATCTCGGCCATGGACAGGCCGACGAACAGGGTCATCAGCCCCACGGCGACCCAGCCCCAGGTGATCACCGCCGGGCCGCCCGTGTTCATGCCGAACAGATACAGCGTCAGGCAGCCCGACAGGACCGAGATGATCGTGAAGGAGACCGCGTAGTTGGAGAACGCCGACATGCGGCGGGCGAGGACCTGGGTGTAACCGAGCTGGGCCAGCAGCTCTTCGTCCGAGAGTTTCCCGGGAGCCGGCCGGCCCGCTGTGCCGTCATCTGTCATGCCCCCAGCAATTCCCCTGCCGAGGGCGTGACACACGTCACAACTTGGCTAGAAAATGCCCTTGTGGTTCTGCCAGCCGGAGCCGATCTTGACCCGGGCCCCGAACGTGCCCGTCCCGGTGCCGGGCAGCCGGTACAGCCCGCCCGGGGTGTCCCGCACCACGAGGTCCGCCTTCCCGTCCCCCGTGATGTCCCCCGCCCCGGCGACCGCGTTGTACGACGCACCCCAGTTCGCGAACAGCTTCACCCTCGCCGTGAAGGTCCCCTTGCCGGTCCCGAGGTAGCGGTACAGGTTGTTCGACGTGTCCTGGGCGATCAGATCACCGATGCCGTCGCCGTTGAGGTCACCGACGCCGATGATCTTCTTGTACGTCTTCCAGTTGTCGTAGAGCTTCACGGCCGCCGCCAGCTTCCCGGCGGCCGTCCCCTTGTAGAGGTAGACCCTGCCGGTCGACGGGTTGCGGGCGATCAGGTCGGGGCGGCCGTCCTTCGTGACGTCACCCGGCGAGGTCAGGATGTCGAACTGGGTCCAGCCGCCGGTGCCCAGCGTGGTGTACGGCGATGTCGGCCGTACCGCGGCACCGCAGCCCGTCCGGTACAGCCGCAGCGCCCCGCTGCTGAGCCGCACGAGGACGTCGTTGCAACTGTCCCCGCTCAGGTCGCCGATGGGCACCGCCTTGATACCGGTGGGCCATCCGCTGCCGCTGACCTGGCCGGAGAACGTGCCCTGGCCCGTCCCCTGCTGATAGGTCAGCGTGCCCGAGGAGGGCATGGTCAGCAGGTCGCCCGCGCCGTCCGGCCTCGCCCCCGGTCCCACGTAGTCGTGGAACACGGCGCTGCCGTTCACCTTCCGGAGCGTGCCCCGCACCTGGAGAGGGGCGCCGACGCCGTCGGCGGGGCTGACGGTCACGGTCCAGTCGTAGTAGCCGTTGGGAAGAGGCTTCACCCCGGACGGGTCGGTGGCGTTCCAGTTGACGTTCAACGCACCGCGCACCGCCCCGCCGTCCGTGCCGCCGACGTGCTTGCCCGTCGCCTTGCTGCGCACGTCCAGGACCCAGCCCGCGGCCGGTTTCGACAGCAGCATTGTCGTGAGGGTGCTGCTGCCGGGAGAGGTCTGGGTCACGCTCTGGGCGGGCTCCAGCTGCCGCAACGGCTGCTGCGGCACGCCCGAGGGGACCAGGTGCACCCGCTCCTGGGCGTCGACGTAGGCGGCGTTCCCACCGGACTCGTCGACCGTCCAGCGCACGTCCCGCTGCGAGACGCCCGTGTCGGGCAGATCACCGATGACCCGGCTCGCGGGTGTGCCGTCGGCCACCGTGGTGAGGACCAGCTTCCCGGCCTGCTTGTCGTGCGTGACGACGTACCCGTCGCCGAGCTCGGCCTCGTCGGCCGGCACCGGCACGGACTTGTGCGCCGTACGGTCGTAGACGCCCGCCCGGCCCTCGCACGTCCAGTACAGCCACCGGCCCAGCGCCTGGAGTTCGGTGGGCGTGCAGCCCGCGTCGGTGACGAGGCTCTCGGTCGTCTTCCTGGCTGTCAGGTCGTAGGCGGTGACACTGCCCGGGGTCGTGCCGGTCGTCCACAGGATGTTGCCGGAGAGGGCGGCGGGTCCGGGGGTGCGGGTGACGACCGGATCGGCGTCGATGCTGCCGATCCGGTACACGTACTGCCCACCGGGTCCCGTGTAGAGCAGGTAGCGGCCCGAGACGTCGGTGATCCGCCCGTCATTGGGCAGCCCGGGACGGCCCCAGACATCGTCCGCGTCCGGCCCGTCGACCTCGATCATGTTGGTGGCCCCGTCGCGTGCGAGCCAGGCGATACGGCCGTCGGCCAGGCCCCGGACCGGGGCGCAGGCGGCGTCGGTGGCGCAGTCGGCCATGGGGACGAAGGTGGTGAGCCTGCTGCGCTCGCCGAACGAGGGGGTACCGGACGGGGCGACGGTCCGTACCCGGGCGGAGCGCACACCGGTGCCGTAGTGGTCCAGAACGACGAGCCGCCCCTGGTCCAGGGACAGCCCCTGGATCGACAACGGCGGTTTGGGCAGGGCCTTGACCGGCGTGACGACGGGCGGGCCGCCGTCCGCGCCCGGGGTGATGCGCTGGACGCCCCAGTCGTCGGCGCCCGTGCGGCCGATCTTCACAGCGGTGCCGTCGGGCCCTGCCGCGGTCCCGTACGCCGACGACCGGAGCAGGGTCACCGGTTCGCCGCCGGTGAGGGGCTGCGCGGTCGTCGAGGAAGTCCCGTTGACCAGCCAGTCGCCGACGAGGGCCAGGTCCCGGGTCGCGCTCACCCCGTCGCTGACGCCCTTGAGCGCCACCTCGACGGGAGCCTCCGACAGGTCACGCGGGAACACCAGGACCGACGCCTTGTCCTGGGCGAAGACGACGACATGTCCACCGCCCAGGTTCGTGTGGGTGTACCCGGTGGGAATCGGCCCGCTCCAGCCGCGCACCTCGCTGGACGCACGGTCCACGGCGACCAGGCCCACCTGACCGTCCACGGAGCCACGCAGGTACAGCGTCTGCGCGTCCGCCGCCGCACCCAGCCCGAGGACGAGACCGGCCGGTCCTCCCGTGATCGTTCGGTCCACGGTGGTCCCGTCGGGCCCCGGCGTCAGCAGGTGGATGACCCGGACGATCGTGCCGTCCTCGTTCCGCACGTTCTTGAAGGCCACCGTCAGGTTGTCGTAGGACGTGAGGTAGCCCAACCCGTCCGGGACCTGGAGGCTCTGGGTGGAGCCGTCGGACGCGTCCCAGAAGTCGACCCGGCCATCGCTGTGGTGGTACGCCAGGACATCGGTGCCGGTCGGCGTCCCCACCGTCCCCGCGGGCGCCGTCGGCACGCGCACCGACTCGCCGT
The sequence above is a segment of the Streptomyces asoensis genome. Coding sequences within it:
- a CDS encoding amino acid permease → MTDDGTAGRPAPGKLSDEELLAQLGYTQVLARRMSAFSNYAVSFTIISVLSGCLTLYLFGMNTGGPAVITWGWVAVGLMTLFVGLSMAEICSAYPTSAGLYFWAHRLAPPRSAAAWAWFTGWFNVLGQVAVTAGIDFGAASFLGAYLNLQFDFEVTPGRTVLLFAGILVLHGLLNTFGVRIVALLNSVSVWWHVLGVGVIVGALAFVPDKHQSTSFVFGEFVNNTGWGGGVYVVLLGLLMAQYTFTGYDASAHMTEETHDASTAGPKGIVQSIWTSWIAGFVLLLGFTYAIQSYDAALASPTGAPPAQILLDALGSTAGKLLLLVVIGAQLFCGMASVTANSRMIYAFSRDGALPYSHIWHTVSPRTRTPVAAVWLAAGGALVLGLPYLINVTAYAAVTSIAVIGLYIAYVIPTLLRIRKGEAFARGPWHLGRWSKAIGVVSVAWVAVITVLFMLPQVSPVTWETFNYAPVAVLVVLGFAGVWWQVSARNWFLNPEHERTIAREASRAGAPAELPEQ
- a CDS encoding FG-GAP repeat domain-containing protein — encoded protein: MARHGSARLRLVAASAVLAAGLTPLLPSTAVADTPQETVVPASLRDTYTAATLQSSSTHGSHDSAGAQGVFHSLEGTSGLLWTRYADGESVRVPTAPAGTVGTPTGTDVLAYHHSDGRVDFWDASDGSTQSLQVPDGLGYLTSYDNLTVAFKNVRNEDGTIVRVIHLLTPGPDGTTVDRTITGGPAGLVLGLGAAADAQTLYLRGSVDGQVGLVAVDRASSEVRGWSGPIPTGYTHTNLGGGHVVVFAQDKASVLVFPRDLSEAPVEVALKGVSDGVSATRDLALVGDWLVNGTSSTTAQPLTGGEPVTLLRSSAYGTAAGPDGTAVKIGRTGADDWGVQRITPGADGGPPVVTPVKALPKPPLSIQGLSLDQGRLVVLDHYGTGVRSARVRTVAPSGTPSFGERSRLTTFVPMADCATDAACAPVRGLADGRIAWLARDGATNMIEVDGPDADDVWGRPGLPNDGRITDVSGRYLLYTGPGGQYVYRIGSIDADPVVTRTPGPAALSGNILWTTGTTPGSVTAYDLTARKTTESLVTDAGCTPTELQALGRWLYWTCEGRAGVYDRTAHKSVPVPADEAELGDGYVVTHDKQAGKLVLTTVADGTPASRVIGDLPDTGVSQRDVRWTVDESGGNAAYVDAQERVHLVPSGVPQQPLRQLEPAQSVTQTSPGSSTLTTMLLSKPAAGWVLDVRSKATGKHVGGTDGGAVRGALNVNWNATDPSGVKPLPNGYYDWTVTVSPADGVGAPLQVRGTLRKVNGSAVFHDYVGPGARPDGAGDLLTMPSSGTLTYQQGTGQGTFSGQVSGSGWPTGIKAVPIGDLSGDSCNDVLVRLSSGALRLYRTGCGAAVRPTSPYTTLGTGGWTQFDILTSPGDVTKDGRPDLIARNPSTGRVYLYKGTAAGKLAAAVKLYDNWKTYKKIIGVGDLNGDGIGDLIAQDTSNNLYRYLGTGKGTFTARVKLFANWGASYNAVAGAGDITGDGKADLVVRDTPGGLYRLPGTGTGTFGARVKIGSGWQNHKGIF